One segment of Acidianus sp. HS-5 DNA contains the following:
- a CDS encoding mechanosensitive ion channel family protein: MLNLQSIWKKQVAKLLSIIVVLAIIAVLLHFLIDFASKYVPSIVPYLDYIYLATDAAIVGVGGYFIIGVLKKIINVYLLGKMEASTARTISFFIDIAFYSILILVVLAALGVNLTGAAIGGAVGGIAIGLAAQTVLSNVLSGALVTGSKTLKAGDPVLLISWIWGSPIVGEATKVGVLFTEVKTTNGNIVKIPNSAFLGNTVFTKLERENSLVYPLQITVNADVPADKVMEKAKNYIKDELNKQKIPYPEIYFATKSGGTNVFTVILHFDNLNLLNSLLNIINSAFDKAYWDTKNESSKA, from the coding sequence ATGCTCAATTTACAATCAATCTGGAAAAAACAAGTGGCAAAGTTACTTTCCATAATAGTAGTTTTAGCAATAATCGCAGTATTACTTCACTTTCTGATTGACTTTGCGTCAAAATATGTACCTTCGATTGTGCCTTATTTAGACTACATATACTTAGCAACGGATGCCGCAATAGTTGGAGTAGGAGGATATTTCATTATCGGTGTCTTGAAGAAAATAATTAACGTATATCTCTTAGGAAAAATGGAAGCTAGCACTGCGAGAACCATCTCATTCTTCATTGATATAGCATTTTATTCAATTTTAATCTTAGTAGTACTTGCAGCACTAGGAGTAAATCTAACCGGAGCAGCTATAGGTGGTGCAGTTGGAGGTATAGCTATAGGCTTAGCAGCACAAACTGTTCTTTCCAACGTATTATCCGGAGCGTTAGTAACAGGAAGTAAAACTTTGAAGGCAGGTGATCCAGTACTATTAATCTCGTGGATTTGGGGATCCCCTATTGTAGGAGAGGCAACTAAGGTTGGCGTATTATTTACGGAGGTCAAAACTACTAATGGAAATATTGTCAAAATTCCCAATTCTGCGTTTCTTGGCAATACAGTATTCACAAAGCTTGAAAGAGAAAATTCTCTGGTGTATCCTTTACAAATTACTGTTAATGCTGATGTACCTGCAGATAAGGTAATGGAAAAAGCAAAAAATTACATTAAAGATGAGCTAAATAAACAGAAAATTCCTTATCCAGAGATTTATTTTGCCACAAAATCAGGTGGGACTAACGTCTTTACTGTAATACTGCATTTTGATAACTTAAACCTGTTAAACTCGTTATTGAATATTATCAACAGCGCTTTCGATAAGGCGTATTGGGATACCAAAAATGAATCAAGCAAAGCTTAA
- a CDS encoding OsmC family protein, whose product MEFIINLYGNSENPQVEIYGKKSTINELYKEGPLYAFLLSIPHCIITMFQHIAKKDGIQIKTCRVKSTYYLDDTLLLQGKYVIKSIKIELYGDCEKDELNELVEKVKQNCPIYLSLKDKIQVLPMLSFA is encoded by the coding sequence ATGGAATTTATCATTAATTTATATGGTAACTCCGAAAATCCTCAAGTTGAAATTTATGGTAAGAAATCCACAATAAACGAGTTATATAAAGAAGGTCCACTATACGCGTTCCTTTTATCTATTCCCCACTGTATAATTACAATGTTTCAACACATAGCCAAAAAAGATGGGATTCAGATTAAAACGTGCAGAGTAAAGAGCACCTATTACCTTGACGATACCCTTTTATTACAAGGTAAATATGTAATAAAAAGTATTAAAATTGAGCTTTATGGTGATTGTGAGAAGGATGAACTTAATGAACTTGTGGAAAAAGTTAAGCAAAATTGTCCAATATACCTCAGTCTTAAAGATAAAATTCAAGTTTTGCCAATGTTAAGCTTTGCTTGA
- a CDS encoding winged helix-turn-helix transcriptional regulator gives MKILLLLLLFITFPSIVYSSTLIFKYPQYITIIDNTSKILYLPQGAANLVSNVSYVYNGSDKIILSSLPANVSFIYHHVITSVSEPLGKRIVIGIMSVSEPFKSRIIMELPYCSNISYINHPCSLLSYNKSDGKTFITFYTNCITIVYCVRIDSIFNNPFLYIGILSTAGVITIIYKIMKGRSNKVEVQTQDIDERDKKIIEAIKVGANNLTKIAEMSSLPRTTVYRRVKKLVKLGIINEIRENGKVRYEIKGEKK, from the coding sequence ATGAAAATTCTTTTACTGTTATTGCTTTTTATAACATTTCCTTCAATTGTATACTCATCGACATTAATTTTCAAATATCCGCAATATATAACTATAATAGATAATACTTCCAAGATCTTATACCTACCACAAGGCGCAGCTAACTTAGTAAGTAATGTAAGCTATGTTTATAATGGAAGTGATAAGATAATTTTGAGTAGCTTACCTGCTAACGTATCTTTTATATACCATCATGTTATAACTAGTGTTTCAGAACCTTTAGGTAAAAGGATAGTTATAGGTATAATGAGTGTTTCAGAACCTTTCAAATCAAGGATAATTATGGAATTGCCATACTGCAGTAACATATCTTACATTAATCATCCTTGCTCATTACTATCATATAATAAATCTGATGGAAAGACATTTATCACATTCTACACTAATTGTATTACTATAGTATATTGTGTAAGAATAGATAGTATTTTTAATAATCCATTTCTTTACATAGGTATATTAAGTACTGCAGGAGTTATTACGATAATATATAAAATTATGAAAGGAAGAAGTAACAAAGTAGAAGTGCAGACTCAAGATATTGATGAAAGAGATAAGAAGATAATTGAGGCAATAAAAGTTGGTGCTAATAACTTGACAAAAATAGCAGAGATGAGCTCTTTGCCAAGAACTACAGTATATAGAAGAGTCAAAAAGCTAGTTAAACTTGGGATAATAAATGAGATAAGAGAAAATGGAAAAGTTAGGTATGAAATAAAAGGTGAAAAAAAATGA